In one window of Photorhabdus laumondii subsp. laumondii DNA:
- the tssK gene encoding type VI secretion system baseplate subunit TssK, with protein sequence MKIERPLWVTGTILSPQQFQQQARWEAYANESIARLGLAHPWGVLTAVFDQHTLALGQLKADHLCVRFADGSLIDTDQADRLPPVLELAAVLPTDAQQVTVLLALPYTYANGGNCLKPDERADRPVRYQQEWVPVQDEFSDRSESMAVARYAISLRFDSMENGQYLTCPVARLLRDAQGKWIFDEQFVPPLLRLSAHAGSIARLDQLLTQLRAKQARLMAMRRESNERMADFAVADVSLFWLLNALNSYEPILSDFKAHPDVHPELFYREAVRLAGSLLTFSLDHNASVIPRYQHDNLTAVFPPLFDLLRQLLEISLPSRMVTIELKKPSEQQWIATLHDARLCEAADFYLSVRSSIPAHQLYTRFPLLCKAGAPDEVDRMISRSLTGIPLVALSHVPAAIPLRLENQYFALDLTHPAGKAMLAAGSCAFYVPGVLGDIQLELFAVLRT encoded by the coding sequence ATGAAAATTGAGCGCCCGCTATGGGTAACAGGAACCATCTTGTCTCCCCAACAGTTTCAGCAGCAGGCTCGTTGGGAGGCATATGCCAATGAGTCGATTGCTCGTCTGGGACTGGCGCATCCTTGGGGCGTGCTGACCGCGGTGTTTGATCAACACACCTTAGCGTTGGGGCAGTTGAAAGCGGATCACCTGTGTGTGCGTTTTGCCGATGGATCGCTGATTGACACCGATCAGGCCGATCGCCTACCGCCGGTGCTGGAATTGGCCGCCGTTTTGCCGACAGATGCGCAGCAGGTCACGGTCTTACTGGCATTGCCGTACACTTACGCCAATGGCGGTAACTGTCTTAAACCCGATGAACGCGCCGATCGTCCGGTGCGTTACCAGCAGGAGTGGGTACCGGTACAGGATGAATTCAGTGATCGCAGTGAATCGATGGCGGTTGCTCGTTATGCGATATCGCTGCGTTTTGACAGCATGGAAAACGGTCAATATCTCACCTGCCCGGTGGCGCGTCTGTTGCGCGATGCTCAAGGAAAATGGATTTTTGATGAGCAATTTGTGCCGCCATTACTGCGTCTTAGCGCACATGCCGGTTCGATAGCTCGGCTCGATCAGTTGTTGACGCAGTTACGCGCTAAACAGGCTCGATTGATGGCAATGCGCCGAGAGAGCAATGAGCGGATGGCGGATTTTGCGGTGGCGGATGTGTCGTTGTTCTGGCTGCTTAATGCGCTTAACAGTTATGAACCGATATTGAGTGATTTTAAGGCCCATCCAGATGTGCATCCAGAACTGTTCTACCGTGAAGCGGTAAGGCTGGCGGGCAGTCTGTTGACCTTTTCACTGGACCATAACGCCAGCGTGATCCCGCGTTATCAGCACGATAATTTGACGGCGGTATTCCCGCCGTTATTTGACTTGCTGAGACAATTGCTGGAGATCAGCTTGCCGTCGCGGATGGTGACGATTGAGTTGAAGAAACCATCGGAACAGCAGTGGATAGCCACTCTCCACGATGCCCGTTTATGTGAAGCGGCGGATTTTTATCTCTCTGTCCGCTCTTCCATACCGGCACACCAGTTGTACACCCGGTTCCCGCTGTTATGTAAAGCCGGTGCGCCGGATGAGGTTGATCGGATGATTAGCCGGTCATTAACCGGCATCCCCTTAGTCGCACTTAGCCATGTCCCGGCCGCGATCCCGTTGCGGCTGGAGAACCAGTACTTTGCCCTTGATCTCACCCATCCGGCGGGCAAAGCCATGCTGGCGGCAGGGAGCTGTGCTTTCTACGTGCCCGGAGTACTGGGCGATATTCAGCTTGAACTGTTTGCGGTATTGAGGACATGA